A window of Choloepus didactylus isolate mChoDid1 chromosome 23, mChoDid1.pri, whole genome shotgun sequence contains these coding sequences:
- the LIMK2 gene encoding LIM domain kinase 2 isoform X3, with product MGSYLSVSAYFTSRDPFRCSECQDSLTNWYYEKDGKLYCHKDYWGKFGEFCHGCSLLMTGPVMVAGEFKYHPECFACMSCKVIIEDGDAYALVQHATLYCGKCHNEVVLAPMFERLSTESVQDQLPYSVTLISMPATTEGRRGFSVSVDSACSNYATTVQVKEVNRMHISPNNRNAIHPGDRILEINGTPVRTLRVEEVEDAISQTSHTLQLLIEHDPVSQRLDQLRLDAQLSPHMQNAGHSHTLSTLDTKENLEGTLRRRSLRRSNSISKSPGPSSPKEPLLLSRDISRSESLRCSSSYSQQIFRPCDLIHGEILGKGFFGQAIKVTHKATGKVMVMKELIRCDEETQKTFLTEVKVMRSLDHPNVLKFIGVLYKDKKLNLLTEYIEGGTLKDFLRSVDPFPWQQKVRFAKGIASGMAYLHSMCIIHRDLNSHNCLIKLDKTVVVADFGLSRLIVEERKKPPVEKATNKKRTLRKSDRKKRYTVVGNPYWMAPEMLNGKSYDETVDVFSFGIVLCEIIGQVYADPDCLPRTLDFGLNVKLFWEKFVPTDCPPAFFPLAAICCKLEPESRPAFSKLEDSFEALSLYLGELGIPLPAELEELDHTVSLQYGLTRDSPR from the exons ATGGGAAGTTACTTGTCTGTCTCGGCTTACTTCACCTCCAGAGACCCCTTTCG GTGTTCAGAATGCCAGGATTCCCTCACCAACTGGTACTATGAGAAGGATGGGAAGCTCTACTGCCACAAGGACTACTGGGGGAAGTTTGGGGAATTCTGCCATGGGTGCTCCCTGCTGATGACAGGGCCTGTCATG GTGGCTGGGGAGTTCAAGTACCACCCAGAGTGCTTTGCCTGTATGAGCTGCAAGGTGATCATCGAGGATGGGGATGCATATGCTCTGGTGCAGCATGCTACCCTCTACTG TGGGAAGTGCCACAATGAGGTGGTGCTGGCACCCATGTTTGAGAGGCTTTCCACGGAGTCTGTACAAGACCAGCTGCCCTACTCCGTCACACTCATCTCCATGCCAGCCACCACTGAGGGCAGACGAGGCTTCTCCGTGTCCGTGGACAGTGCCTGCTCCAACTACGCCACCACCGTGCAAGTAAAAGA GGTCAACCGGATGCATATCAGTCCCAACAACCGCAATGCCATCCACCCTGGGGATCGCATCCTGGAGATCAATGGGACACCTGTTCGCACACTCCGAGTGGAGGAG GTAGAGGATGCAATTAGCCAGACGAGCCACACACTTCAGCTCTTGATTGAACATGACCCCGTCTCCCAGCGCCTGGACCAGCTGCGGCTGGATGCACAGCTCTCTCCCCACATGCAGAATGCTGGACACTCGCATACCCTCAGCACCTTGGACACCAAGGAGAATCTGGAAGGGACGCTGAGGAGACGCTCTTTGAG GCGCAGTAACAGCATCTCCAAGTCCCCTGGCCCCAGCTCCCCAAAGGAGCCCCTGCTGCTTAGCCGGGACATCAGCCGCTCGGAATCTCTCCGTTGTTCCAGCAGCTACTCACAGCAGATCTTCCGGCCATGCGACCTGATCCATGGGGAAATCCTGGGGAAGGGCTTCTTCGGGCAGGCCATCAAG GTGACACACAAGGCCACAGGAAAAGTGATGGTCATGAAGGAGTTAATTCGATGTGATGAGGAGACACAGAAGACTTTTCTGACTGAG GTGAAAGTGATGCGCAGCCTGGACCACCCCAATGTGCTCAAGTTCATTGGTGTGCTGTACAAGGACAAGAAGCTGAACCTGCTGACAGAGTACATTGAGGGGGGCACATTGAAGGACTTCCTGCGCAGTGTG GACCCATTCCCCTGGCAGCAGAAGGTCAGATTTGCCAAAGGCATCGCCTCTGGAATG GCCTATTTGCACTCCATGTGCATCATTCACAGGGACTTGAACTCACACAACTGCCTCATCAAGCTG GACAAGACAGTGGTGGTGGCAGACTTTGGACTGTCACGACTAATAGTGGAGGAACGGAAAAAGCCCCCAGTGGAGAAGGCCACCAACAAGAAACGCACCTTGCGCAAGAGTGATCGCAAGAAGCGCTACACAGTGGTAGGAAACCCCTACTGGATGGCCCCTGAGATGCTTAATG GAAAGAGCTACGATGAGACCGTGGATGTCTTCTCTTTTGGGATCGTTCTCTGTGAG ATCATTGGGCAGGTGTATGCAGATCCTGATTGTCTGCCCCGCACACTGGACTTTGGCCTCAACGTAAAGCTTTTCTGGGAGAAATTTGTCCCCACAGACTGCCCCCCAGCCTTCTTCCCCTTGGCTGCCATCTGCTGCAAACTGGAGCCTGAGAGCAG acCAGCATTCTCAAAACTGGAGGACTCCTTTGAGGCCCTCTCCCTGTACCTAGGGGAGCTGGGCATCCCGCTGCCTGCAGAGCTGGAGGAGCTAGACCACACTGTGAGCCTGCAGTATGGCCTGACCCGGGACTCACCCCGCTAG
- the LIMK2 gene encoding LIM domain kinase 2 isoform X2 yields the protein MRERKGEDDWRCRGCGSHVAPSQRLYRTANEAWHSSCFRCSECQDSLTNWYYEKDGKLYCHKDYWGKFGEFCHGCSLLMTGPVMVAGEFKYHPECFACMSCKVIIEDGDAYALVQHATLYCGKCHNEVVLAPMFERLSTESVQDQLPYSVTLISMPATTEGRRGFSVSVDSACSNYATTVQVKEVNRMHISPNNRNAIHPGDRILEINGTPVRTLRVEEVEDAISQTSHTLQLLIEHDPVSQRLDQLRLDAQLSPHMQNAGHSHTLSTLDTKENLEGTLRRRSLRRSNSISKSPGPSSPKEPLLLSRDISRSESLRCSSSYSQQIFRPCDLIHGEILGKGFFGQAIKVTHKATGKVMVMKELIRCDEETQKTFLTEVKVMRSLDHPNVLKFIGVLYKDKKLNLLTEYIEGGTLKDFLRSVDPFPWQQKVRFAKGIASGMAYLHSMCIIHRDLNSHNCLIKLDKTVVVADFGLSRLIVEERKKPPVEKATNKKRTLRKSDRKKRYTVVGNPYWMAPEMLNGKSYDETVDVFSFGIVLCEIIGQVYADPDCLPRTLDFGLNVKLFWEKFVPTDCPPAFFPLAAICCKLEPESRPAFSKLEDSFEALSLYLGELGIPLPAELEELDHTVSLQYGLTRDSPR from the exons GTGTTCAGAATGCCAGGATTCCCTCACCAACTGGTACTATGAGAAGGATGGGAAGCTCTACTGCCACAAGGACTACTGGGGGAAGTTTGGGGAATTCTGCCATGGGTGCTCCCTGCTGATGACAGGGCCTGTCATG GTGGCTGGGGAGTTCAAGTACCACCCAGAGTGCTTTGCCTGTATGAGCTGCAAGGTGATCATCGAGGATGGGGATGCATATGCTCTGGTGCAGCATGCTACCCTCTACTG TGGGAAGTGCCACAATGAGGTGGTGCTGGCACCCATGTTTGAGAGGCTTTCCACGGAGTCTGTACAAGACCAGCTGCCCTACTCCGTCACACTCATCTCCATGCCAGCCACCACTGAGGGCAGACGAGGCTTCTCCGTGTCCGTGGACAGTGCCTGCTCCAACTACGCCACCACCGTGCAAGTAAAAGA GGTCAACCGGATGCATATCAGTCCCAACAACCGCAATGCCATCCACCCTGGGGATCGCATCCTGGAGATCAATGGGACACCTGTTCGCACACTCCGAGTGGAGGAG GTAGAGGATGCAATTAGCCAGACGAGCCACACACTTCAGCTCTTGATTGAACATGACCCCGTCTCCCAGCGCCTGGACCAGCTGCGGCTGGATGCACAGCTCTCTCCCCACATGCAGAATGCTGGACACTCGCATACCCTCAGCACCTTGGACACCAAGGAGAATCTGGAAGGGACGCTGAGGAGACGCTCTTTGAG GCGCAGTAACAGCATCTCCAAGTCCCCTGGCCCCAGCTCCCCAAAGGAGCCCCTGCTGCTTAGCCGGGACATCAGCCGCTCGGAATCTCTCCGTTGTTCCAGCAGCTACTCACAGCAGATCTTCCGGCCATGCGACCTGATCCATGGGGAAATCCTGGGGAAGGGCTTCTTCGGGCAGGCCATCAAG GTGACACACAAGGCCACAGGAAAAGTGATGGTCATGAAGGAGTTAATTCGATGTGATGAGGAGACACAGAAGACTTTTCTGACTGAG GTGAAAGTGATGCGCAGCCTGGACCACCCCAATGTGCTCAAGTTCATTGGTGTGCTGTACAAGGACAAGAAGCTGAACCTGCTGACAGAGTACATTGAGGGGGGCACATTGAAGGACTTCCTGCGCAGTGTG GACCCATTCCCCTGGCAGCAGAAGGTCAGATTTGCCAAAGGCATCGCCTCTGGAATG GCCTATTTGCACTCCATGTGCATCATTCACAGGGACTTGAACTCACACAACTGCCTCATCAAGCTG GACAAGACAGTGGTGGTGGCAGACTTTGGACTGTCACGACTAATAGTGGAGGAACGGAAAAAGCCCCCAGTGGAGAAGGCCACCAACAAGAAACGCACCTTGCGCAAGAGTGATCGCAAGAAGCGCTACACAGTGGTAGGAAACCCCTACTGGATGGCCCCTGAGATGCTTAATG GAAAGAGCTACGATGAGACCGTGGATGTCTTCTCTTTTGGGATCGTTCTCTGTGAG ATCATTGGGCAGGTGTATGCAGATCCTGATTGTCTGCCCCGCACACTGGACTTTGGCCTCAACGTAAAGCTTTTCTGGGAGAAATTTGTCCCCACAGACTGCCCCCCAGCCTTCTTCCCCTTGGCTGCCATCTGCTGCAAACTGGAGCCTGAGAGCAG acCAGCATTCTCAAAACTGGAGGACTCCTTTGAGGCCCTCTCCCTGTACCTAGGGGAGCTGGGCATCCCGCTGCCTGCAGAGCTGGAGGAGCTAGACCACACTGTGAGCCTGCAGTATGGCCTGACCCGGGACTCACCCCGCTAG
- the LIMK2 gene encoding LIM domain kinase 2 isoform X1, producing MATQAGEDDWRCRGCGSHVAPSQRLYRTANEAWHSSCFRCSECQDSLTNWYYEKDGKLYCHKDYWGKFGEFCHGCSLLMTGPVMVAGEFKYHPECFACMSCKVIIEDGDAYALVQHATLYCGKCHNEVVLAPMFERLSTESVQDQLPYSVTLISMPATTEGRRGFSVSVDSACSNYATTVQVKEVNRMHISPNNRNAIHPGDRILEINGTPVRTLRVEEVEDAISQTSHTLQLLIEHDPVSQRLDQLRLDAQLSPHMQNAGHSHTLSTLDTKENLEGTLRRRSLRRSNSISKSPGPSSPKEPLLLSRDISRSESLRCSSSYSQQIFRPCDLIHGEILGKGFFGQAIKVTHKATGKVMVMKELIRCDEETQKTFLTEVKVMRSLDHPNVLKFIGVLYKDKKLNLLTEYIEGGTLKDFLRSVDPFPWQQKVRFAKGIASGMAYLHSMCIIHRDLNSHNCLIKLDKTVVVADFGLSRLIVEERKKPPVEKATNKKRTLRKSDRKKRYTVVGNPYWMAPEMLNGKSYDETVDVFSFGIVLCEIIGQVYADPDCLPRTLDFGLNVKLFWEKFVPTDCPPAFFPLAAICCKLEPESRPAFSKLEDSFEALSLYLGELGIPLPAELEELDHTVSLQYGLTRDSPR from the exons GTGTTCAGAATGCCAGGATTCCCTCACCAACTGGTACTATGAGAAGGATGGGAAGCTCTACTGCCACAAGGACTACTGGGGGAAGTTTGGGGAATTCTGCCATGGGTGCTCCCTGCTGATGACAGGGCCTGTCATG GTGGCTGGGGAGTTCAAGTACCACCCAGAGTGCTTTGCCTGTATGAGCTGCAAGGTGATCATCGAGGATGGGGATGCATATGCTCTGGTGCAGCATGCTACCCTCTACTG TGGGAAGTGCCACAATGAGGTGGTGCTGGCACCCATGTTTGAGAGGCTTTCCACGGAGTCTGTACAAGACCAGCTGCCCTACTCCGTCACACTCATCTCCATGCCAGCCACCACTGAGGGCAGACGAGGCTTCTCCGTGTCCGTGGACAGTGCCTGCTCCAACTACGCCACCACCGTGCAAGTAAAAGA GGTCAACCGGATGCATATCAGTCCCAACAACCGCAATGCCATCCACCCTGGGGATCGCATCCTGGAGATCAATGGGACACCTGTTCGCACACTCCGAGTGGAGGAG GTAGAGGATGCAATTAGCCAGACGAGCCACACACTTCAGCTCTTGATTGAACATGACCCCGTCTCCCAGCGCCTGGACCAGCTGCGGCTGGATGCACAGCTCTCTCCCCACATGCAGAATGCTGGACACTCGCATACCCTCAGCACCTTGGACACCAAGGAGAATCTGGAAGGGACGCTGAGGAGACGCTCTTTGAG GCGCAGTAACAGCATCTCCAAGTCCCCTGGCCCCAGCTCCCCAAAGGAGCCCCTGCTGCTTAGCCGGGACATCAGCCGCTCGGAATCTCTCCGTTGTTCCAGCAGCTACTCACAGCAGATCTTCCGGCCATGCGACCTGATCCATGGGGAAATCCTGGGGAAGGGCTTCTTCGGGCAGGCCATCAAG GTGACACACAAGGCCACAGGAAAAGTGATGGTCATGAAGGAGTTAATTCGATGTGATGAGGAGACACAGAAGACTTTTCTGACTGAG GTGAAAGTGATGCGCAGCCTGGACCACCCCAATGTGCTCAAGTTCATTGGTGTGCTGTACAAGGACAAGAAGCTGAACCTGCTGACAGAGTACATTGAGGGGGGCACATTGAAGGACTTCCTGCGCAGTGTG GACCCATTCCCCTGGCAGCAGAAGGTCAGATTTGCCAAAGGCATCGCCTCTGGAATG GCCTATTTGCACTCCATGTGCATCATTCACAGGGACTTGAACTCACACAACTGCCTCATCAAGCTG GACAAGACAGTGGTGGTGGCAGACTTTGGACTGTCACGACTAATAGTGGAGGAACGGAAAAAGCCCCCAGTGGAGAAGGCCACCAACAAGAAACGCACCTTGCGCAAGAGTGATCGCAAGAAGCGCTACACAGTGGTAGGAAACCCCTACTGGATGGCCCCTGAGATGCTTAATG GAAAGAGCTACGATGAGACCGTGGATGTCTTCTCTTTTGGGATCGTTCTCTGTGAG ATCATTGGGCAGGTGTATGCAGATCCTGATTGTCTGCCCCGCACACTGGACTTTGGCCTCAACGTAAAGCTTTTCTGGGAGAAATTTGTCCCCACAGACTGCCCCCCAGCCTTCTTCCCCTTGGCTGCCATCTGCTGCAAACTGGAGCCTGAGAGCAG acCAGCATTCTCAAAACTGGAGGACTCCTTTGAGGCCCTCTCCCTGTACCTAGGGGAGCTGGGCATCCCGCTGCCTGCAGAGCTGGAGGAGCTAGACCACACTGTGAGCCTGCAGTATGGCCTGACCCGGGACTCACCCCGCTAG
- the LIMK2 gene encoding LIM domain kinase 2 isoform X4 gives MYTAGCSECQDSLTNWYYEKDGKLYCHKDYWGKFGEFCHGCSLLMTGPVMVAGEFKYHPECFACMSCKVIIEDGDAYALVQHATLYCGKCHNEVVLAPMFERLSTESVQDQLPYSVTLISMPATTEGRRGFSVSVDSACSNYATTVQVKEVNRMHISPNNRNAIHPGDRILEINGTPVRTLRVEEVEDAISQTSHTLQLLIEHDPVSQRLDQLRLDAQLSPHMQNAGHSHTLSTLDTKENLEGTLRRRSLRRSNSISKSPGPSSPKEPLLLSRDISRSESLRCSSSYSQQIFRPCDLIHGEILGKGFFGQAIKVTHKATGKVMVMKELIRCDEETQKTFLTEVKVMRSLDHPNVLKFIGVLYKDKKLNLLTEYIEGGTLKDFLRSVDPFPWQQKVRFAKGIASGMAYLHSMCIIHRDLNSHNCLIKLDKTVVVADFGLSRLIVEERKKPPVEKATNKKRTLRKSDRKKRYTVVGNPYWMAPEMLNGKSYDETVDVFSFGIVLCEIIGQVYADPDCLPRTLDFGLNVKLFWEKFVPTDCPPAFFPLAAICCKLEPESRPAFSKLEDSFEALSLYLGELGIPLPAELEELDHTVSLQYGLTRDSPR, from the exons GTGTTCAGAATGCCAGGATTCCCTCACCAACTGGTACTATGAGAAGGATGGGAAGCTCTACTGCCACAAGGACTACTGGGGGAAGTTTGGGGAATTCTGCCATGGGTGCTCCCTGCTGATGACAGGGCCTGTCATG GTGGCTGGGGAGTTCAAGTACCACCCAGAGTGCTTTGCCTGTATGAGCTGCAAGGTGATCATCGAGGATGGGGATGCATATGCTCTGGTGCAGCATGCTACCCTCTACTG TGGGAAGTGCCACAATGAGGTGGTGCTGGCACCCATGTTTGAGAGGCTTTCCACGGAGTCTGTACAAGACCAGCTGCCCTACTCCGTCACACTCATCTCCATGCCAGCCACCACTGAGGGCAGACGAGGCTTCTCCGTGTCCGTGGACAGTGCCTGCTCCAACTACGCCACCACCGTGCAAGTAAAAGA GGTCAACCGGATGCATATCAGTCCCAACAACCGCAATGCCATCCACCCTGGGGATCGCATCCTGGAGATCAATGGGACACCTGTTCGCACACTCCGAGTGGAGGAG GTAGAGGATGCAATTAGCCAGACGAGCCACACACTTCAGCTCTTGATTGAACATGACCCCGTCTCCCAGCGCCTGGACCAGCTGCGGCTGGATGCACAGCTCTCTCCCCACATGCAGAATGCTGGACACTCGCATACCCTCAGCACCTTGGACACCAAGGAGAATCTGGAAGGGACGCTGAGGAGACGCTCTTTGAG GCGCAGTAACAGCATCTCCAAGTCCCCTGGCCCCAGCTCCCCAAAGGAGCCCCTGCTGCTTAGCCGGGACATCAGCCGCTCGGAATCTCTCCGTTGTTCCAGCAGCTACTCACAGCAGATCTTCCGGCCATGCGACCTGATCCATGGGGAAATCCTGGGGAAGGGCTTCTTCGGGCAGGCCATCAAG GTGACACACAAGGCCACAGGAAAAGTGATGGTCATGAAGGAGTTAATTCGATGTGATGAGGAGACACAGAAGACTTTTCTGACTGAG GTGAAAGTGATGCGCAGCCTGGACCACCCCAATGTGCTCAAGTTCATTGGTGTGCTGTACAAGGACAAGAAGCTGAACCTGCTGACAGAGTACATTGAGGGGGGCACATTGAAGGACTTCCTGCGCAGTGTG GACCCATTCCCCTGGCAGCAGAAGGTCAGATTTGCCAAAGGCATCGCCTCTGGAATG GCCTATTTGCACTCCATGTGCATCATTCACAGGGACTTGAACTCACACAACTGCCTCATCAAGCTG GACAAGACAGTGGTGGTGGCAGACTTTGGACTGTCACGACTAATAGTGGAGGAACGGAAAAAGCCCCCAGTGGAGAAGGCCACCAACAAGAAACGCACCTTGCGCAAGAGTGATCGCAAGAAGCGCTACACAGTGGTAGGAAACCCCTACTGGATGGCCCCTGAGATGCTTAATG GAAAGAGCTACGATGAGACCGTGGATGTCTTCTCTTTTGGGATCGTTCTCTGTGAG ATCATTGGGCAGGTGTATGCAGATCCTGATTGTCTGCCCCGCACACTGGACTTTGGCCTCAACGTAAAGCTTTTCTGGGAGAAATTTGTCCCCACAGACTGCCCCCCAGCCTTCTTCCCCTTGGCTGCCATCTGCTGCAAACTGGAGCCTGAGAGCAG acCAGCATTCTCAAAACTGGAGGACTCCTTTGAGGCCCTCTCCCTGTACCTAGGGGAGCTGGGCATCCCGCTGCCTGCAGAGCTGGAGGAGCTAGACCACACTGTGAGCCTGCAGTATGGCCTGACCCGGGACTCACCCCGCTAG
- the LIMK2 gene encoding LIM domain kinase 2 isoform X5, translating into MTGPVMVAGEFKYHPECFACMSCKVIIEDGDAYALVQHATLYCGKCHNEVVLAPMFERLSTESVQDQLPYSVTLISMPATTEGRRGFSVSVDSACSNYATTVQVKEVNRMHISPNNRNAIHPGDRILEINGTPVRTLRVEEVEDAISQTSHTLQLLIEHDPVSQRLDQLRLDAQLSPHMQNAGHSHTLSTLDTKENLEGTLRRRSLRRSNSISKSPGPSSPKEPLLLSRDISRSESLRCSSSYSQQIFRPCDLIHGEILGKGFFGQAIKVTHKATGKVMVMKELIRCDEETQKTFLTEVKVMRSLDHPNVLKFIGVLYKDKKLNLLTEYIEGGTLKDFLRSVDPFPWQQKVRFAKGIASGMAYLHSMCIIHRDLNSHNCLIKLDKTVVVADFGLSRLIVEERKKPPVEKATNKKRTLRKSDRKKRYTVVGNPYWMAPEMLNGKSYDETVDVFSFGIVLCEIIGQVYADPDCLPRTLDFGLNVKLFWEKFVPTDCPPAFFPLAAICCKLEPESRPAFSKLEDSFEALSLYLGELGIPLPAELEELDHTVSLQYGLTRDSPR; encoded by the exons ATGACAGGGCCTGTCATG GTGGCTGGGGAGTTCAAGTACCACCCAGAGTGCTTTGCCTGTATGAGCTGCAAGGTGATCATCGAGGATGGGGATGCATATGCTCTGGTGCAGCATGCTACCCTCTACTG TGGGAAGTGCCACAATGAGGTGGTGCTGGCACCCATGTTTGAGAGGCTTTCCACGGAGTCTGTACAAGACCAGCTGCCCTACTCCGTCACACTCATCTCCATGCCAGCCACCACTGAGGGCAGACGAGGCTTCTCCGTGTCCGTGGACAGTGCCTGCTCCAACTACGCCACCACCGTGCAAGTAAAAGA GGTCAACCGGATGCATATCAGTCCCAACAACCGCAATGCCATCCACCCTGGGGATCGCATCCTGGAGATCAATGGGACACCTGTTCGCACACTCCGAGTGGAGGAG GTAGAGGATGCAATTAGCCAGACGAGCCACACACTTCAGCTCTTGATTGAACATGACCCCGTCTCCCAGCGCCTGGACCAGCTGCGGCTGGATGCACAGCTCTCTCCCCACATGCAGAATGCTGGACACTCGCATACCCTCAGCACCTTGGACACCAAGGAGAATCTGGAAGGGACGCTGAGGAGACGCTCTTTGAG GCGCAGTAACAGCATCTCCAAGTCCCCTGGCCCCAGCTCCCCAAAGGAGCCCCTGCTGCTTAGCCGGGACATCAGCCGCTCGGAATCTCTCCGTTGTTCCAGCAGCTACTCACAGCAGATCTTCCGGCCATGCGACCTGATCCATGGGGAAATCCTGGGGAAGGGCTTCTTCGGGCAGGCCATCAAG GTGACACACAAGGCCACAGGAAAAGTGATGGTCATGAAGGAGTTAATTCGATGTGATGAGGAGACACAGAAGACTTTTCTGACTGAG GTGAAAGTGATGCGCAGCCTGGACCACCCCAATGTGCTCAAGTTCATTGGTGTGCTGTACAAGGACAAGAAGCTGAACCTGCTGACAGAGTACATTGAGGGGGGCACATTGAAGGACTTCCTGCGCAGTGTG GACCCATTCCCCTGGCAGCAGAAGGTCAGATTTGCCAAAGGCATCGCCTCTGGAATG GCCTATTTGCACTCCATGTGCATCATTCACAGGGACTTGAACTCACACAACTGCCTCATCAAGCTG GACAAGACAGTGGTGGTGGCAGACTTTGGACTGTCACGACTAATAGTGGAGGAACGGAAAAAGCCCCCAGTGGAGAAGGCCACCAACAAGAAACGCACCTTGCGCAAGAGTGATCGCAAGAAGCGCTACACAGTGGTAGGAAACCCCTACTGGATGGCCCCTGAGATGCTTAATG GAAAGAGCTACGATGAGACCGTGGATGTCTTCTCTTTTGGGATCGTTCTCTGTGAG ATCATTGGGCAGGTGTATGCAGATCCTGATTGTCTGCCCCGCACACTGGACTTTGGCCTCAACGTAAAGCTTTTCTGGGAGAAATTTGTCCCCACAGACTGCCCCCCAGCCTTCTTCCCCTTGGCTGCCATCTGCTGCAAACTGGAGCCTGAGAGCAG acCAGCATTCTCAAAACTGGAGGACTCCTTTGAGGCCCTCTCCCTGTACCTAGGGGAGCTGGGCATCCCGCTGCCTGCAGAGCTGGAGGAGCTAGACCACACTGTGAGCCTGCAGTATGGCCTGACCCGGGACTCACCCCGCTAG